The following coding sequences lie in one Dunckerocampus dactyliophorus isolate RoL2022-P2 chromosome 4, RoL_Ddac_1.1, whole genome shotgun sequence genomic window:
- the nono gene encoding non-POU domain-containing octamer-binding protein, giving the protein MQGNRGFQQNHGAHRQSGHGDQGGNTNGQEPSDATRPNEALTLDLQSFRKPGEKTFTQRSRLFVGNLPTGVTEEDIEKMFAKYGKASEIFVNKERGFGFIRLETRIIAEIARAELDDTLFRGRPIRIRFATHGAALSVKNLPEFVSNELLEEAFSVFGQIERAVIIVDDRGRPSGKGIVEYTSKPAARKALDKCQDSAYLLTAFPRPITVEPMEQLDDEEGLTEKLINKNQQYHKEREQPPRFAQPGTFEYEYAMRWKALMEMEKQQYEMVDRNMKEAQEKLEAEMEAARHEHQVMLMRQDLLRRQEELRRMEELHSQEVQKRKQAELRQEEERRRREEEMRMRNEEMMKRQQEGFRSNFPENREQDMRMHMGSSGMGADNNALMAGPGNNNMPGGQGGFPRGLPGPGDYVPNKQRRF; this is encoded by the coding sequence atgcaaggaaACAGGGGCTTCCAGCAGAATCATGGTGCACACCGTCAGTCTGGGCACGGCGACCAGGGAGGAAATACAAATGGCCAGGAGCCTAGCGATGCTACACGCCCTAACGAGGCCTTAACTCTGGACCTGCAAAGCTTCAGGAAGCCCGGCGAGAAAACCTTCACCCAGCGTAGCAGGCTTTTTGTAGGAAACCTGCCTACCGGAGTCACAGAGGAGGACATTGAAaagatgtttgcaaagtacGGCAAGGCTTCCGAGATCTTTGTCAACAAAGAAAGGGGCTTCGGCTTCATCCGCCTGGAGACCAGGATCATTGCTGAGATAGCCAGAGCTGAGCTGGATGACACCCTCTTCAGAGGGAGACCCATTCGGATTAGGTTTGCAACACACGGCGCTGCTCTGTCTGTCAAAAATCTACCCGAGTTTGTGTCCAATGAGCTCCTGGAGGAGGCCTTCTCAGTCTTTGGGCAGATTGAGCGAGCTGTGATCATCGTGGATGACAGAGGGAGGCCCAGTGGGAAGGGAATAGTGGAGTACACCTCCAAGCCAGCTGCAAGAAAGGCTTTGGACAAATGTCAAGACAGCGCCTATTTGCTCACTGCCTTCCCTCGGCCTATTACTGTGGAGCCCATGGAGCAGTTAGACGATGAGGAGGGTCTGACAGAGAAGCTCATCAACAAAAACCAGCAGTACCACAAAGAGCGTGAGCAGCCGCCCCGATTTGCTCAGCCGGGCACCTTTGAGTACGAGTACGCCATGCGCTGGAAAGCCCTGATGGAGATGGAGAAGCAACAGTATGAAATGGTGGACCGCAACATGAAGGAGGCTCAGGAgaagctggaggcggagatggagGCAGCCCGACATGAGCATCAGGTGATGCTGATGAGACAAGATCTGCTGAGGcgccaggaggagctgcgcAGGATGGAAGAGCTCCACAGCCAAGAGGTGCAGAAGAGGAAGCAGGCCGAGCTCCGGCAGGAGGAGGAGCGCCGGCGGAGGGAAGAGGAGATGAGGATGCGCAATGAAGAGATGATGAAGCGGCAGCAGGAGGGCTTCAGAAGCAACTTCCCAGAGAATAGAGAGCAAGACATGAGGATGCACATGGGCTCCTCTGGCATGGGTGCAGACAACAATGCTCTCATGGCGGGCCCAGGCAACAACAACATGCCCGGAGGCCAGGGCGGCTTCCCCAGAGGCCTCCCTGGACCTGGAGACTATGTACCTAACAAGCAGCGCAGATTTTAA